In a single window of the Nicotiana tomentosiformis chromosome 10, ASM39032v3, whole genome shotgun sequence genome:
- the LOC104089130 gene encoding protein ROOT PRIMORDIUM DEFECTIVE 1 has protein sequence MRFLQLRWKNPAKISSNTPLSFGPFNSTTQTRWKKPANTAQTRLENRTRDPNLDKLTAQYRRLKLILNLYDVVSAKKRGRFVSVQSLSKCAPHAGINTSTAGDLLRKYPHIFEVFTHPIKRNLCCKFRENFVILLKQEEDFISQNEHENVMRIRKILMMSVNGSIHLHALRLMRTELGFPENFRDSIAIKYDEVFRMVDLEIVELIDRNGIDESSGVAKVESWRQKEYTEKWLSEFEVKYAFPIHFPTGFKIEPGYREKLKNWQRLPYVKPYERELTYHLNGQKTEPLGQSLGCDELISRSKGVGKRKSGGVERYEKRAVAIIHELLSLTVEKLVPLERLAHYKKDLGIEVNIRELLLKHPGIFYISTKGNIEIVFLREAYSKGCLIEPNPIYDLRRKVLELLLLGNRHTRELRTEMELKDEIRDMTDDENGWENSEGDFVIPILESFSDHDNDDNLK, from the coding sequence ATGAGATTTCTACAACTCCGGTGGAAGAATCCGGCGAAGATATCATCAAACACTCCACTTTCATTCGGCCCTTTCAATTCCACAACCCAAACCCGGTGGAAGAAACCAGCAAATACAGCCCAAACCCGACTGGAAAACCGGACCCGAGACCCGAATCTCGACAAACTCACAGCCCAATACCGGAGACTTAAACTCATCCTTAACCTCTACGACGTCGTATCTGCTAAAAAACGCGGTCGTTTTGTCTCAGTTCAGTCACTGTCCAAATGTGCCCCTCATGCCGGCATTAACACCAGCACCGCCGGTGATCTTCTCCGGAAATACCCCCATATTTTTGAGGTATTTACACACCCTATTAAGCGTAATTTATGCTGCAAGTTTAGGGAGAACTTTGTCATTTTGCTTAAGCAAGAAgaagatttcatatcacaaaatgAACATGAGAATGTGATGAGAATAAGGAAAATTTTAATGATGTCTGTTAATGGTAGTATACATTTGCATGCACTTAGATTAATGAGGACTGAATTGGGCTTTCCTGAAAACTTCAGGGACTCAATTGCAATAAAGTATGATGAAGTTTTTAGGATGGTGGATTTGGAAATTGTTGAATTAATTGATAGAAATGGCATTGATGAGAGTTCTGGGGTGGCAAAGGTTGAATCTTGGAGGCAAAAGGAGTATACTGAGAAATGGTTGAGTGAATTTGAGGTGAAATATGCATTTCCTATTCATTTCCCGACTGGGTTTAAGATAGAACCAGGTTATAGGGAGAAACTGAAAAATTGGCAAAGGCTTCCTTATGTTAAGCCTTACGAAAGAGAACTTACGTATCACTTGAATGGACAAAAAACTGAACCCTTGGGACAATCTTTAGGATGTGATGAGTTGATATCGAGGTCAAAGGGTGTTGGAAAACGTAAGTCTGGAGGGGTTGAGCGGTATGAGAAGCGAGCTGTGGCGATTATTCATGAACTTCTGAGCTTGACTGTTGAGAAGTTGGTGCCTCTCGAAAGATTGGCACATTATAAAAAGGACCTCGGCATTGAAGTTAATATTCGTGAGCTGTTGTTGAAGCATCCTGGGATATTCTACATATCCACTAAAGGGAATATTGAGATTGTTTTTCTTAGGGAGGCATATAGTAAAGGGTGTTTGATTGAGCCGAACCCAATTTATGATTTGAGAAGAAAGGTGTTGGAGCTTCTCTTGTTGGGAAACCGTCATACAAGAGAGTTGAGAACGGAAATGGAACTGAAGGATGAAATTAGGGACATGACAGATGATGAAAATGGATGGGAAAACAGCGAGGGTGACTTTGTCATTCCAATTCTAGAGAGTTTTTCTGATCATGACAACGAcgacaatttgaaatag